A stretch of DNA from Lotus japonicus ecotype B-129 chromosome 4, LjGifu_v1.2:
acagaggatttgagcaccattgtcagtgatgtcttcactgcgaattctctgaagaagatgggtttggtccagaagaagattgctcctgctcatgaagacacatcttctgagatcagaagcagaaggatgcctctgaatgactaccctctgtggactcaagcagacaatcctgacgccatcagatgctatgttgaagacctaagggctcaaggattcgaaattgatcttgatgaattcttcagcagactgccgccagctccagagtttccttctcctcccaagaagaaagctcagaggaagatggttctggaagaatcctcagaggaatctgatgtccctctggtcaagaagacgaagagaaagcctgatgatggtgatgacagtgatagtgaggatggtcctccaaagaagaagaagaagaaggtcagaatcgtggtgaagcctactcgggtggaaccagctgctgaagtggtcagaaggactgaacctcctgccagagtgactcgatcatcagcacattcaagtaagtctgcacttgcttctgatgatgatttgaatttatttgatgcactccctatttctgctatgctcaaacactcctccaatcccctcactcctattcctgaatcccagccagccgcacaaaccaccactccaccacattccccaagatcttccttctttcaaccttctcctactgaagcacctctctggaatttgcttcagaatcaaccctctaggtcagaagaaccaacctctctcctcaccattccgtacgacccattactttctgaaccaatcatccatgaacaacccgagccaaaccaaacagaaccacaacccagaacgtctgatcactctgctcccagagcatcagaacgtcctgctgccagaaccacggatacagactcttcaacagcctttacacctgtatccttcccaaccaatgttgctgattcttctccctccaataactctgaatccattcgaaaattcatggaggttagaaaagaaaaggtgtctaccttggaagaatattacctaacttgtccaagccctaggagatatcctggccctagacctgaacgtctagtagacccagatgaacctatcttggctaatcctttacaagaggcagaccccttggttcaacaagctcaccatgtccctgaccaacaagagcctattcaaccagaacctgaacccgaacattcagtgtctaaccaatcctcggttagatcacctcatcctctggttgaaacttcagaccctcaccttggaacctctgaacccaatgctcccatgattaacattggttctccacaaggtgtctctgaagctcatagcagcaatcacccagcctctcctgaaaccaacctctccataattccctatactcaccttcaacccacatctctctctgagtgcatcaatattttctatcatgaagcctccttgaggctccgcaatgtgcacggtcagactgacctcagtgagaatgctgaaagtgtggctgatgagtggaacaatctgagcacttggctagtggctcaagttccaattatgatgcagctcctgcatgcagagggaagtcagagcattgaggctgcaaagcaaaggtttgctcgaagggtggctcttcatgaacaagaacagagaaataagcttcttgaagctattgaagaagccaagagaaagaaagaacaagcagaagaagctgcacgtcaggcagcagctcaagctgaacaagccagacttgaggcagagcgacttgaagctgaggctgaagctcttagatgccaagcacttgcaccagttgtgtttactcctgctgcttctgcttccattccagatcctcaagctgctcagaatgttccttccagttctactcagccaagctcatccagactcgacatcatggaacaacgtcttgacactcatgaatccatgctgattgagatgaagcacatgatgatggaacttctgcgacgcactgacaaaccttagttttaggatctcttctttttcttctttttcgttaactttgttttccttttgttaaactctgtttcctttttaatttgttcgtttgtgattatatatgcatatctatatacttgtgtcacatatatttgctaaactcgttttattcataatctttttatgtttacatcatacattacttccctataaagtctagaatggaggatctctcctcattcttctgcactcctggcgctgctctgacctatccttctccagatgctccagtacatgctggatgttgctgagcctgttctttagctcatccctctccagaatctcttctgaagttttgagcttctcttccaaacactctttctcttccagcagcttgagttcaagccggctgagttcttgcacctcctccacgaaggcaataaattccttcaggtctctctccaactctggacgcaggtcctcttccagcagtgttcgtgttagctccgagatggtcgttgtaccctctggatgcctgatgttcaggaacaagtcctcttcaaaggccttcttcctcagctcttctagtgctacgttgtatgatgccattcttttttactgaaaattgttcgaggtgtgaagcttacctctctctccaacgctttttataggcttcactttctctctgcaagttaatgctcctacagtttctcgaggttaagttcttggtaactgacccttctatttactcacttgaccggtggtaaacgttcatcccttgcattaactcttttatttatttcgcctaactctgattcttacatcgttttcgttttctttaaacttagaccttctctaagggggagtaccttgtacttcaagctaagtttttcacaccccaggctttttgcttatgacaaaaagggggagtaaacccagtttttgatgtgtaagatgtgttagtgtgatttatttttcttttggagattttaagagttccaccttcatgaccatagatgtgtcactgggcaaatacaaggaatacatttcacttcttctgaagtgattataagttgactctgataccaaagactctgataccttgtccgtgactctgattacttatgcgctctgtttactcgattttcatctatgtcataagtttttcactctgaactcttatattatttagctcataatctagactttactaacgttttcatcaagtattagattcagggggagctaagttcagaatcaagcagtgacttgaattcagaatgagcaagataaactattcacatcaggataagtcttattctatatctctaaactctgagtgaattcagtttaatgtttaagaattgttcatcaaaaattttagttttgtcatcatcaaaaagggggagattgtaagatcaagttttgatctagtagtacaactctatgttttgatgattacaagttaaccttttgatatgaacaattgtggtactctaacgtgtttttctgagtgtgctatttacaggctctgacctcaactcaatctcacacaaatcagaagcactgtgtataaagggtaacccaagcaacgctttcgcattcaccatgttcagtatgaacagtggaaaagcttcagaagttctgaagctatacaaactctgatgtggactcagtcgctagaagctctgaagatccagaagttctgataaccaagaaacactgaaggttcagatgttctgatggtgtagaagactctgaagatccagaagctgaatagtggaaactctgaagttcagaagcaagaaactctgaaggccatgttcttccctctgagttcagaatcagaagatacaatggtcagaggatctgtgctttccctctgactctgatcaaccggcttcacaagttccaatatgaagtattcccctgatcagaagtctcctaggttaaaaggtcaagtcgctatccaagtacaaaagcaagtgtaccttcctgacgacctacctaacgttctcagccacagcagaagctggattttccagaactgccctccaacggtagcatttcccatgcaacgctcaaccctaatccttggagtatatatagaggctgaagattgaaagaagcggtgtagaagtaacacatacgcgcaagacatattcaaaatattctaagctttctttcatctgaaattcattgagtttactattagctttttagaagcaaatctcttgtaaacatttctttgataaacagtttgtttagttcctttaggagatcaaggttgatcggatcctagagaagactaagagagtgaatcttagtgtgagctaagtcagtgtaattgttagtcacttgtaggtttcaagtgcagttgtaactcttacctgattagtggattgccttcattctaagaaggaagaaatcaccttaacgggtggactggagtagcttgagtgatttatcaagtgaaccaggataaaatccttgtgtgcttctctatctcttatcgttagcacttaagttctcgaaagatttgtcaaaatctttaaggtggaagttttgtactgaaaacgttattcaaacccccccctttctaccgtttttcataccttcagggcAACCCTCCTCGGAGAGATCCATCAGTGCTCCTACCTATGAGTGGGCCTTTGTCGGCCACCCCAACATGCATGCCACTATGATGTGTTTTCTCTTCATTCTATcattttcataaataaaaaatgagaaaaagtttgatacaccgacggtgtaaagtttttttacaccgtcaaccaatcagattttaaagatgtgagaaaatctctctttttatttaatttcattaattgacatgacacatccttgaaatctgattggttgacggtgtaaaaaaactttacaccgtcggtgcatcaaaattaaactcataaaaaattgagtaattgaaaaaattattgagaTAATGTTGTAAATTAATTGAAGGTTAATGAGGAATCATAAGAATAAAGAATGGAAGAGTCATgcataatactccctccgtttcaaaatattaagaaatgcaattaatgtcgttaattttttaaaacatataattaGTTTCTCTACTTTTTAATATCGTTAACTCTTCATTTATTCTTCTTATATGAGCATTATATGTAAAAACATCAATGAATGTTCTATTGAAATTATAAGTGGACAGTTATTGTGaaacaaactttttcttcataaGTTGACAATTATTAgaaaacggagggagtatatgatAGCCAGGCTATTCGTTTTCAAAAAGTGTAACggttgaaattatttattttttcaactgATTTTCCTTTAAATACAATTTAAACCTCACACAGAAACAATAACTtttaattactccctccgttctaaaactattgtagtttaatTGTATGCACgaagtttaagagttcattaattattgttataatttgactgaaacatccttatttaatatgagttatatgaaacACCATTTTTTATGGCATATGAAACACCCTCTATGATAATGGGTATGTTAAGAAATGCATGATTATTTCACTTCAAAGTCTCCATAATCACCCTGTGTACATTATTATTTCGCTTAGCTCAAAACACTAATTTACattgattttaaaagtaaattctcatctaatttaatttgaatttgaaaatatatctattttaaaattaaatatatagataatttatgatttaaattttaaaccaattagaattaattatttttaatatatagattatttctcttttattttagattATTTCTATTTAATAATGAATTTATAGATTACTTTGATTTAAATTGTGAATTAAATTGATTATTAaggaatttttttgaaagtaaatatatagattattttaaattttaatttaaattttaaaagtaaattgtGATCTAAATTGGTCATCATACAACAATTATGACAGCCTAGATGATATTAACACATCAAAGTTTTAAACACAATTAATTCTTCAGGTTTGTCTAATCATCAATTAAGGCTCAAAATTAGTGCTTTCGTAATGCTTCTAAGAAACATTGACCAATCAGTTGGAACGTGTAATGACACACGTTTGATTATTACTCAAATGAGAACATGTTTTGGAAGCAAATGTTATATCTAGAACAAATGTCAGACAAATAGTGTTCATACCAAGATTAACAATAACTCCACCAGATAGGAGAAgtccttttaaattttaaaggagACAATTTCCTATAACACTCTCTTTTGTCACGAcaataaacaaaagtcaagACAATCATTAAAAAAGGTGGAGTTATATTAGCAAAAATCAGTGTTTCAACATGCCCAACTATATGTAGCATTCTCTAGAGTCATGTGTCGTAGAGGATTAAAAAACCTAATTTGTGATAGTGATGACACAATTCTCATAGCACTTCAAATATAGTTCACTAAGAATTCTTTCGCAATGTCAGGAAATGTGGATCAATACatacttagttttattttaatgtaattattctaattacaaaaaaagaagaattcATGTATATTTTTAGCACATATGTTACTTCAACTCCCTTAAAactatttaataaatataaaaaatcataaatcgAGCATTTAGGAAAACAAAGACAAATGATTAAAAAGAAGAGcaactaaacaaaaacaaaaacaaaaacaaacaattagtacaaaaaaaaaaccttaaaattttataaatttttatatttaaaataaatttattcttttaatccataaaatatctttaaaaaaacaaattttaaaacagaatcttacaaaaaaacaaaaatgaatatcccccgtgcatcgcacgggtaaaagatACTAGTGATAGTAATAAGAAGAGATACCTTGTTTAGAACTTATTTGACACCTTTACGAATACGAAGGCCGTGTCTTGcccaagtggtaagagttagaggaTATGTAGATTGGGTGAGCGAAAGTTTATGAATCAATTCTTGGATGGTGCAacttatcttttcgatgtaataCAAAAATCATAccagcaatttttttttatacatctgaagatagttttttttattcttacttAATTTTATGGATGTACTAACTTTATTATTTATCGGTTAGTAgtttttattctattttctaTAGAAgccacaaaaaaaaattaccaatttctaagttaaaattatttaattactcataaatgtaattaaaatataaactaATTATCTATAAACGGTGAAAAATTTTGGAGTTGctcatataaaataataaaattttcatTATCACTTATTACTACTTACTTAACATAAATCAGCAAACCACTTAGTTcacaaaaaataacttttagAGAGTAAGTTAGAATGATCACATACCAATTGATCGACACACTAGATAGTTAAGTACTACATTCGTTCCTTATTAATTGttcattttggaaaaaaaaattgttcctaaTATTTGTTCACTTAGCATTtaaagagagcattaaatggaaaatatatactctctccgttccaAAATACCTGACACTATTTCTAGTTAACTTTTGTTCCTAACTATCTatcactttacaaagttcaagagagcattaattatactttaccaattgtacccttcatttattggtggtaggaaaattgaaaaattagaataaataagaaagataaaaggtatagtaggaagttagattgtaattttaataaaacaagaatattaattattatttcttaatacttgtgtaACAACCTTAAATTGTCAGTTATATTGGAACGAAAGGAGTAATACTTTTATAAAAATTCACAAAATTAATTGTACTCTTTAATAAGTATGTGTATTTCTTCTCTCTCTTAACAGTTAAATAAGAACGAAGGCCCACCACATGCCTCTTCATGCCTAGCATTAATGAAGTGAAGACCGCAATTTGGCTGCAAATTAGTTCCTTACCGGCCATTCATACAAACATTTATAATTCCAACTACCTTCTTATTTTCCCAGACTCATTAGATATTTTAATGTCTTCACCATTGATCTACTACTACCAAATAAGGAGCTGGAGTGATGGACATGgcaaaattcaaaattgaatttATGTTTTAGCGTGACATAAAATAATCATTCgaagaaagtaaaagagaggATTTGGTGCATTttagtttattgtttaaaatatttagaactaaattataaataataaagATTCATTTTAAAAGATTATTTGACACATTAAAAATGTATAGATCTCCTTCATTTTTAAATAGGTGCTGGAGACACCTAAATTAAATCCTTACACTGAATTATGAACAAGAAAACTTGCACGGATCCCCTTCAACTGTTTGCCCCTTCACACTCGAACAGGATCtttatgtcttttttttttttgagatatATTATTGTCTTTTAATGATTATGTTAAGGCTCAATTGTCTTCCGATGTAGAAATAAAAATGGTAAGGctcaattaataaataaaatattttttgaaaaagtataTATTATAACACATtgataatatattataatacatttgtggtcagggacatcactaccgtatcccgagtCAAATTAGTCATGTGGGATCATTTTCCCTATAGAGACTGATGGCCAAAtgacaaaaaataatatattatggGCCTAAACATGTCTGAGGGCCTGCTTTAAAAATGAGTAAAcaaccattttggtccctgattgTGTTCACTTAGGATAGAGTAGAGGAAGAGAACCACAACCTAGAAATCTGTCATAAGCTTAGAATCTTCATTAGAAAAATAGGAAGATAACCACAACATAAGGTTAGAATCTTTATCGAGAAAAGAAttatagttcaagtggtaagaattatagttcaagtggtaaaaaCCCAAACCCCCATCTCCATCATCGGAATCGACCAACATTCCCTCGGACTAGCCTCACATCTATTAGAACCCGAGCACCAAAACTTAAGCCAATTGAAACCTCTCTTACGAAACCTTAAACACCATTGTCATCTACCTCAACCTTCTATAACCAAAATAAAATGTGTTTAAAATCTATGCACTGACCGTGTatagtttttttacaccgtcaaccaatcagatttaaAGGATGCGagaaaatatgtatttttatttaatttcatttattgacgtgacacatccttaCAATTTGATTGATTGACGGTGTAAACAaactttacactgtcagtgcatcatTCTTTTtctcaaataaaattaaacattatataaaactaaaaatgaatatttttttgtgtattAAAATGCACTCACAAGTCTTCCAAAAAATGATACTGGTAGGCTCATAGCAATCGATTTTTTAACTTGAATGTTCAAAAACTACTTTCACCCATTGCGACGGATAAATATTTggtaaaaaagaaaacacatagTTACATCATTTTTCACCATATATGTAACCAAACAAACACTTAGTTGTTTCAAgccattaaaatatttttccatgACTAAGATTAAATAATTATAGAGATAATTAATTTATGGTTCACACATAATAACAATTGGTTAATACAcaacaaaaaatataatgaaggaaaaaaatttgttgaaTCTATACTAGAACCAAAGCTAGAAAGTAGAGAAAGTCCCTACTTCGCCTCACATGTGTCTTCCggacttgataaaaaaaaaggaaaataacttATATACACCTCTCCCCTCCATTTAacggagaaagagagaaagacaAGAGAAATGTGATAGGAATAAAAaaagagatataaaaaaaaagtgaatatgAGATTAAATAGAAAAGGGAATGTAAACATATCATTATTGGACTAAAAATGTATTTAACTCtaaataataacataaaattatcGGTAGTACTGCGCTCATTTCATCACAAAGAAACAAAATAGTTTGCCCCCACAATAGTCTATATGAGTTTATCTTAGGCTGTGGAACCGTGGGGGCATTTTCTATCCCATGAggcaataaaattgttaatattTCACTCATATACTACATAATTGATATGTTATTGTTAAGAGATATCAATACCGCATCTTATAAAATATTATCCTCATTCATACTTAACTAATAATGTGCGACTATAACTCTGTACTTGAATTTTCAGCCCTTAGTAAGTCATAAATATACAACTGCCACTAGTGAAACCACATAAAACCATAAAACAAATTAAGGGTTCGTTTgatatgttgtatagtataagacatgatagtataaaGTCTGATTATATTAAGTCTGATAGGATAAAtcatgataaaattttaatactatacaacgtttggtcatacactgtataatttggtgAAGACAAGATAAtggtggtattggaaggtgatgatggtggcggtggtggataatggtggcggcaatggtggagggtggcagcgacagtggtggtagagggtggtggtggcggcgacagtGGAGGTAGAtagtggcgataacgatgacAATATCAACGACAGTGGCAGGAGTGGAGCGTGGTAATGGTGGCGGCGACAGTGAGGGTGGTGTTGGCGGTAGTCgggcggtggtggtgaagggCGGTGGTGAAAAGTGGTGCTagatggtggtggcagtggtggtggcggcgacggtggtggtggtggcaatggtggtggtggcgattgtggtggtggtggttgagagtggTGGTTGAGGGAGATGGTAGTAGcagttgattaaatatatttaagtaGCTTATACATCATACTTTTATCATGTCTTATTCATTATTtatagggtggattaaataacccatcattttgatgtataagagttgattgatgtataagcttatacaatacaatgtgagaaccaaacaatggataagtccataatgtatagtataagcttatactatcatgtctaatacgACGCATCAAAACGAGTCATAAAGAGAGCCACATCTTTGTTAAGAGGAAGAGAACCACAAGCTAGAGATCTCTGCCATAAGCTTAGAGTCTTCATTAGGAAAATAGGAAGATAACCACACAATAAGCTTAGATTCTTCATGAGGAAAAGAGGAAGAGAACCACAACCAGAGACCACACCATAAGCAACAACCCAGAAACCATTATAGAACCCAAACCCCATCTCCATCATTGGAATCCACTAACATTCCCTCATAATAGGACCTCACATATATTAGAACCCGAACACGAAAACTTAAACCTATCGAAACTCCGGTTACGGAACCTTAAACACCATTGGCATCTAACCTCAACCTTTGGTAACCAAAATAGATTTAAACATGATACAATCAATTGATCATAATatataaaacaaacaaaaaaataaattttatgtaTTAAATTTCTCTTACAATTTTAAGAAAACGAATACAGTTAAAGTGTGTCTGATCCAATTCCCTATGATTTCTCTCTCTTGTCCATTTGCCCCTTCATCTCCCTTTGCACACaccaaacaaagcaaaaaaccAGCTTcttagaaagagaaagagaaagagatagACCCAACACGCATTGGTCATGTTATTGGTCATCGCATCGCACTGTgcataatcataatcatcaccataatattaataattagttaatcAAGTTTCGTCTAACATTAAATCCATTTTCTTCTGTTTTGCTTCCATTATCCAAAACCCATAAACCGTTCCATTTCCCTgattttctgattttctttgtttgtttctgCGTCGTTTGGATTCAGATATGGATTTGGATGATTTTCGATCCATATTGGATACTGCCGGCGTCGATGTTTGGGTGTTAATGGACGCCGCCATCGACGTCGCCTCCGTTGACCACGCCTCCGAGTTGCGCCGCCGCAGAGACGCAATCGTCGAGCGCCTTTACACGGCGGCGGCTCCGTCGCGCTGCGGAAACTGCGAGGCCGGTGATGGTGGTGCTGGAGAAGCACCACCGAAGCAGAGCAGTCCCTCAACGGAggtggaagaggaggaggaaaaggATCCTTTCGGTGGCTTGTTCGATGATGAGCAGAAGAAGATTCTGGAAATCAAACTGCAACTTGAAGACCCAAACCAGGTATTGTTCTTCAATTTCCCCCcattttttgtttgattttgtAACTGTGTTTCtgatttttgtgttttgtttgcttCATTAGTCTGAGGATTCATTGGTGGAGTTGCTTCAGAATCTTGCAGACATGGATGTTACATTCCAAGCATTAGAAGTAacttcctctcattttctttttcagcttcacctttcaaattttcaattgtttttgttttgaacttCAAGTTAATCTGAATCTGTAGGAGACTGACATTGGGAGGCATGTGAATCGTTTGCGGAAGCATTCGTCCAATGAAGTTAGGAGATTGGTCAAGCTACTTGTCAGGTTCTGTAAACACTAAACAccttttatttgtttttggtTTTAGTTTTTGATAGTGGTGTTCATTGCAGAACATGTTATGAGAGGAAATTGATTGGATTTTAGGTGTTTTTGTTTCCAGGAAGTGGAAGGAACTTGTAGATGAATGGGTGAAGTTCAAGACACCGGGAGAAGCGGCGGCCACATCTGTTATGGGTAAATCTTAACTTAGAACCCGTTCTGATGCAGACAAAAGAACACTTATTAGAGTTTATCTAGTGTTTTTTTAGTAGATACTTTGTTTCCGTATGGACCGTGTCTATAGAGAGTAAGATACTCTCATACTCCTAATCTTCATTTGGTGAAAATTTTGGAATACTTTAAAGTGACAATGGAAGACTTTGGTTTATGCTGAATTGATGAAAATGTTGATTGTTCATGTTTGTTGGCATGGCAGGTGATGAAGACTCACCTCAGCAGAAAACCCCACAAAACGGGTATCATCAGGTTTAGTGAAAGAAATCCCTTTTTTGACAATCTAGTACTTTTCCCAGGAAAGATGAGGCTTTGTTTGGAAGTTTAGCTTTCTAATATTCCATTCTGTTTGCAGATTCCTGATTTTTCATGCTCGCCAAATCCACACAGTGAGTTTAGAATCTGAACAAGCTTCCAAAGTTTCCTAGGTTGTCGTTTGGATTTGGTTGACAATTTGACACATGTTTCACTTTCTTGTTCACACAGATGGTAGTTTTGGGTTGGAGGGCAACAATAGTGTAGCTGAACCAAAGCCGAAAGCAATTCCACGCAAAGAAGCGCGCCCAAAACCGgcaccatcaccaccatcaGTCCCAACTCCTCAAAATGTACGGATATGATTTGATAACCTTTTTGGAGTCCCTGACCTTAAAATCACATGAGAAGTTTTAAATGTGGGTAGAGGTTAGCTCCATTGGGTATGCAGGATCATCGGTGTAAGCTGACAAATTATTGAATGATTGCAGAGACAGAGAGAACAGAGAGATAATAATCTGGAAGCGGAGAGACTTGCTTCAGCAAGAAAGAGGCTTCAAGAGAACTACAAAGAGGCTGCAAATGGTGAAGTTTTTGTTTCcttatgtttttcatttttgtcCTAA
This window harbors:
- the LOC130711123 gene encoding probable mediator of RNA polymerase II transcription subunit 26c → MDLDDFRSILDTAGVDVWVLMDAAIDVASVDHASELRRRRDAIVERLYTAAAPSRCGNCEAGDGGAGEAPPKQSSPSTEVEEEEEKDPFGGLFDDEQKKILEIKLQLEDPNQSEDSLVELLQNLADMDVTFQALEETDIGRHVNRLRKHSSNEVRRLVKLLVRKWKELVDEWVKFKTPGEAAATSVMGDEDSPQQKTPQNGYHQIPDFSCSPNPHNGSFGLEGNNSVAEPKPKAIPRKEARPKPAPSPPSVPTPQNRQREQRDNNLEAERLASARKRLQENYKEAANAKKQRTIQVMDLHELPKPKNKNTFFAKNKGGAGSNGRHW